Proteins co-encoded in one Ruegeria pomeroyi DSS-3 genomic window:
- a CDS encoding glycosyltransferase — MDNSPVTPPRLAIVLPHLRSGGIEISTLALIRQLQDRRFRIRLILGSRTGELLDQIPETVEIVDLGGRRAMASLWALRAALAGMDAVYSGTNARNIAALLAARLLPAHQRPVVIISEHSSPAAYLAMARHPGPRRWLMRRLYPLADLLAVPTEGLGADWLAALALDRPAVATLPNPVLSPEAMALAQTVAEGNGPPRDPALVLAVGRLHPAKGHADLIQAFARALRTRPELRLTLLGEGAARPELEALIAALGLQHAVTLPGYSPDVARHMAGAGLLVLPSHREGFGNVVVEALAQGTPVLATDCDGPRRLLAQAGAAGRIVPIGDIDALARGIVEMAGQPEPLRAAQTAAPTLSARYAHAAAAQTFADCIAPLAARRRG; from the coding sequence ATGGATAATTCCCCTGTCACGCCTCCCCGGCTTGCCATTGTGTTGCCGCATTTGCGCTCGGGTGGCATCGAAATTTCGACCCTCGCGCTGATCCGGCAGTTGCAGGACCGCCGTTTTCGAATCCGCCTGATCCTGGGCAGCCGTACCGGCGAACTGCTGGACCAGATCCCCGAAACGGTCGAGATCGTCGATCTGGGTGGGCGACGGGCGATGGCCTCACTCTGGGCGCTGCGCGCGGCGCTGGCGGGGATGGACGCGGTCTATTCCGGCACCAATGCGCGCAATATCGCGGCACTGCTGGCGGCCCGGCTGCTGCCCGCCCACCAGCGCCCCGTGGTGATCATCAGCGAACACAGCTCTCCCGCCGCCTATCTGGCGATGGCACGCCATCCCGGGCCACGCCGCTGGCTGATGCGGCGGCTCTATCCGCTGGCCGATCTGCTGGCGGTCCCGACCGAGGGGCTGGGTGCTGACTGGCTGGCGGCGCTGGCGCTGGACCGGCCCGCCGTCGCCACCCTGCCCAACCCGGTCCTGTCGCCCGAGGCAATGGCCCTGGCGCAGACGGTGGCTGAGGGCAACGGCCCGCCGCGCGATCCGGCGCTGGTGCTGGCGGTGGGGCGGCTGCATCCGGCCAAGGGGCATGCCGACCTGATCCAGGCCTTTGCCCGGGCCCTGCGCACACGCCCCGAGTTGCGGCTGACGCTGCTGGGCGAGGGCGCGGCCCGGCCTGAGCTGGAGGCGCTGATCGCGGCGCTGGGCTTGCAGCACGCGGTCACGCTACCCGGCTACAGCCCGGATGTGGCGCGGCATATGGCGGGCGCCGGTCTGCTGGTCCTGCCGTCCCATCGCGAAGGATTTGGCAATGTGGTGGTCGAGGCGCTGGCCCAGGGCACGCCGGTGCTGGCCACCGATTGCGACGGACCAAGGCGGCTGTTGGCGCAGGCGGGCGCTGCGGGCCGCATCGTTCCCATCGGCGATATCGACGCGCTGGCGCGCGGCATTGTCGAAATGGCGGGCCAGCCCGAACCGCTGCGCGCCGCGCAGACCGCCGCCCCGACCCTCTCGGCGCGCTATGCCCATGCCGCTGCGGCCCAGACCTTTGCCGATTGCATCGCCCCCCTTGCGGCGCGGCGCCGGGGGTGA
- a CDS encoding lipid II flippase MurJ, whose translation MSAARLLANIVLMTALKLVGLLLSVLLIVLQTAAFGTTPAADAYFTVRRFVLSAIAMTFEATNQLAVPEFVREVQGGGHSGMRRALMRFGIPIIGLLCLIALALWVFAEPVVRLLAPGFDDDRLAKAAELLGVVALCLPLTGIAALAGAFNFARRRFGLTTLARLLPRVALLPVLLVAGAAVTPLSLSWALVIGVALMALMIAVQGWRDLRRMGGGGLTTPRRPSTPRRAAAVTINAAAQMAMGWADAALASLTGLGGVTIMFVAQRLLSAAPGAVNSAVNSAYYTEYSHAAGAEAGARPSIAAAVRISLFLTLPLVAFVMIAATPLITFLLERGAFTAEDTAATADLVRFLAPLLLVNAVLAAFLPAVLADDGLPLVRVFLWFSAAALLIRFAAGLPLGALFGLKGVASSILLASTGSALVLARALHRRHGTLGSWQDLRQIALMIGAAVAAALVSALLWQPFGLGDLVLLCAHALTVAALFLAGCALCRLPEIEALFALLRRRRHRG comes from the coding sequence ATGTCCGCCGCGCGCCTTCTGGCCAATATCGTGCTGATGACCGCCCTCAAGCTGGTCGGGCTTTTGCTCAGCGTGCTGCTGATCGTGCTGCAGACCGCCGCCTTTGGCACCACCCCGGCGGCAGATGCCTATTTCACCGTGCGCCGGTTCGTGCTGTCGGCCATCGCCATGACCTTTGAGGCCACCAACCAGCTGGCGGTACCCGAATTCGTGCGCGAGGTGCAGGGCGGCGGTCATTCCGGCATGCGGCGGGCGCTGATGCGCTTTGGCATCCCGATCATCGGGCTGCTCTGCCTGATCGCGCTGGCGCTCTGGGTCTTTGCCGAGCCGGTGGTGCGGCTGCTGGCCCCGGGCTTCGATGACGACCGGCTGGCAAAGGCGGCCGAACTGCTGGGCGTGGTCGCCCTGTGCCTGCCGCTGACCGGGATCGCGGCGCTGGCGGGGGCGTTCAACTTTGCCCGCCGCCGCTTTGGCCTGACCACGCTGGCGCGTCTGCTGCCCCGGGTGGCGCTGCTGCCGGTGCTGCTGGTCGCGGGGGCGGCGGTGACGCCGCTATCGCTGTCCTGGGCGCTGGTGATCGGGGTTGCGCTGATGGCGCTGATGATCGCGGTGCAGGGCTGGCGCGACCTGCGCCGGATGGGCGGCGGCGGCCTCACCACGCCGCGCCGCCCGAGCACGCCGCGCCGGGCCGCGGCGGTCACGATCAACGCCGCCGCGCAGATGGCGATGGGCTGGGCCGATGCCGCGCTTGCCTCGCTGACCGGTCTGGGCGGCGTCACCATCATGTTCGTCGCCCAGCGCCTGCTGAGTGCCGCACCGGGCGCCGTCAACTCGGCGGTGAACTCGGCCTATTACACCGAATACTCCCATGCCGCCGGGGCCGAGGCCGGTGCCCGCCCCAGCATCGCCGCCGCTGTTCGGATCAGCCTGTTCCTGACCCTGCCGCTGGTGGCTTTTGTCATGATCGCGGCCACCCCCCTGATCACCTTTCTGCTGGAGCGCGGCGCCTTTACCGCCGAGGATACCGCCGCCACCGCCGATCTGGTCCGGTTCCTGGCGCCGCTCTTGCTGGTGAACGCGGTGCTGGCCGCCTTTCTGCCCGCCGTTCTGGCCGATGACGGGCTGCCGCTGGTGCGGGTCTTCCTCTGGTTCTCGGCCGCCGCCCTACTGATCCGCTTTGCCGCCGGTTTGCCGCTGGGCGCGCTGTTCGGCCTCAAGGGCGTGGCAAGCTCGATCCTGCTGGCCTCGACCGGCTCGGCCTTGGTGCTGGCGCGCGCGCTCCATCGCCGCCATGGCACGCTGGGCAGCTGGCAGGACCTGCGCCAGATCGCGCTGATGATCGGGGCGGCTGTGGCTGCGGCGCTTGTCTCGGCCCTGCTTTGGCAGCCATTCGGACTGGGCGATCTGGTGCTGCTCTGCGCCCATGCGCTGACGGTTGCAGCACTGTTCCTGGCCGGATGCGCCTTGTGTCGTCTGCCCGAGATCGAGGCCCTGTTCGCGCTGCTGCGCCGCAGGCGGCACCGGGGTTAG
- a CDS encoding polysaccharide deacetylase family protein — protein sequence MSDARSLTAHTTARRATRRRLLVRLLAVALVSGLAGGAVAALTGAAGWAFGLLAAVSGYLVAARLWRLEPGVPVLTYHSVSDNAAWLPWRAEISIRPASLDRQLRLFRRMGLQVVDSETLVRARLAGRPVPGNWLALHFDDGYLDNWVAAAPILRRHGACATLFVSTDFIAPPQPLRPMLGQDGPLRWDGYLSWDELRALEAEGTFRIEAHGTDHGRIATGPETVDHLTPENAGRLSWMQWARMPGDKHDWYLRRSRPVPLGSAVPISAPALAARGWSPATGQESDAAYDARVRAVLATSRTLITREMGRAPVLFCWPQNQTSDRARVLAQQAGFLATTAGQARNTATDPAATLSRLHIGEDYAGLRCGWIDDLAVRAQIRCFQGFVGWVAVLGAVGALRRIVRVLVRLRSHGRRTGSGALQEGMS from the coding sequence ATGTCCGATGCCCGCTCCCTGACAGCGCATACCACCGCCCGCCGCGCCACGCGCCGGCGCCTGCTGGTGCGGCTGCTGGCGGTGGCGCTGGTCAGCGGCCTCGCCGGTGGCGCTGTGGCGGCGCTGACCGGGGCGGCGGGGTGGGCCTTCGGGCTGCTGGCGGCGGTTTCCGGCTATCTGGTGGCGGCGCGCCTTTGGCGCCTGGAACCGGGTGTTCCGGTGCTCACCTATCACAGTGTCAGCGACAACGCCGCCTGGCTGCCGTGGCGGGCCGAGATCTCGATCCGGCCGGCCTCGCTTGACCGGCAGCTGCGCCTGTTCCGCCGCATGGGGCTGCAGGTCGTCGACAGCGAGACGCTGGTACGGGCGCGGCTGGCGGGGCGGCCGGTGCCGGGCAACTGGCTGGCGCTGCATTTCGACGATGGCTATCTGGACAACTGGGTGGCCGCCGCGCCGATCCTGCGCCGCCATGGCGCCTGTGCCACGCTGTTCGTGTCCACCGACTTCATCGCGCCGCCGCAGCCCCTGCGCCCGATGCTGGGGCAGGACGGTCCGCTGCGCTGGGATGGTTACCTCAGCTGGGACGAGCTGCGCGCGCTCGAGGCCGAGGGCACCTTTCGCATCGAGGCGCATGGTACCGATCATGGCCGCATCGCCACCGGGCCCGAGACGGTGGACCACCTGACGCCCGAGAATGCGGGGCGGCTGTCGTGGATGCAATGGGCGCGGATGCCCGGGGACAAGCATGACTGGTACCTGCGCCGCAGCCGCCCGGTGCCGCTGGGCAGTGCCGTGCCCATCAGCGCGCCCGCATTGGCCGCGCGGGGCTGGTCGCCCGCCACCGGGCAGGAAAGCGATGCGGCATATGACGCCCGGGTGCGGGCGGTTCTGGCCACCAGCCGGACCCTGATCACCCGCGAGATGGGCCGCGCGCCGGTGCTGTTCTGCTGGCCGCAGAATCAGACCAGCGACCGGGCGAGGGTGCTGGCGCAACAGGCGGGGTTCCTTGCCACCACGGCTGGTCAGGCGCGCAATACCGCGACGGACCCGGCGGCGACCCTGTCGCGGCTGCATATCGGCGAGGATTACGCGGGCCTGCGCTGCGGCTGGATCGACGATCTGGCGGTGCGTGCGCAGATCCGCTGTTTCCAGGGGTTCGTGGGATGGGTCGCCGTGCTGGGCGCAGTGGGCGCGCTGCGCCGCATTGTGCGGGTGCTGGTGCGGCTCCGTTCCCATGGGCGCCGCACCGGATCGGGCGCCTTGCAGGAGGGGATGTCATGA
- a CDS encoding GNAT family N-acetyltransferase translates to MAERPARGGVVKVVLSPDLTHAQHAAVRAFCDASPGYSYLQDPDWPDVMQGEGGRHSYRHVLVERDAGGLAAYGVLRLSPVPGGLALGAFRRGPVVAAPADLEPVLRVLLPALRNAGLITVAMNPRWEDAEAETVEQVLARLGGQVAPPARQRLHSCTGLIDLAPVPEEIFAACTAHARRNLRKLDKLGLTLRPVADGAEMVRVRDWTEAFARARDLTTRGLPGLEAQRDWIARHGGALVMVEAEGAPVGAFSLLRDGPRLLNMSNGWADPDARLPRSYLVYWYAIRRWAGNAEPDGPRWLDLAGRDDPRVPRSDAGAEGRERFKDGFPQRHVVLPRMHRFVLRPLLARALDGVERLRAQGQRSKVTAPR, encoded by the coding sequence ATGGCAGAAAGGCCGGCGCGGGGTGGTGTCGTGAAAGTGGTGCTGAGCCCTGACCTGACACACGCGCAACACGCCGCGGTCAGGGCCTTTTGCGATGCCAGCCCCGGCTACAGCTACCTTCAGGATCCCGACTGGCCCGACGTGATGCAGGGCGAAGGCGGGCGGCACAGCTATCGGCATGTGCTGGTCGAGCGCGACGCGGGCGGGCTGGCTGCCTATGGCGTGCTGCGGCTCAGCCCGGTGCCGGGCGGCCTGGCGCTTGGCGCGTTCCGGCGCGGTCCGGTGGTGGCCGCCCCCGCCGATCTGGAGCCGGTGCTGCGGGTGCTTCTGCCCGCCCTGCGCAATGCGGGCCTGATCACCGTCGCCATGAACCCGCGCTGGGAGGATGCCGAGGCCGAGACGGTCGAACAGGTGTTGGCGCGGTTGGGCGGGCAGGTGGCCCCGCCTGCACGTCAGCGCCTGCACAGTTGCACCGGCCTGATCGACCTTGCCCCGGTGCCCGAGGAGATCTTTGCCGCCTGCACAGCTCATGCGAGGCGCAATCTGCGCAAGCTCGACAAGCTGGGCCTGACCCTGCGCCCGGTCGCGGACGGGGCCGAAATGGTGCGTGTGCGTGACTGGACCGAGGCTTTTGCCCGCGCCCGCGATCTGACCACGCGCGGGCTGCCGGGGCTTGAGGCGCAGCGCGACTGGATCGCCCGCCATGGCGGCGCGCTGGTGATGGTCGAGGCCGAGGGCGCCCCGGTCGGGGCCTTTTCCCTGCTGCGCGACGGGCCGCGCCTGCTTAACATGTCCAACGGCTGGGCCGATCCCGATGCGCGCCTGCCGCGGTCCTATCTGGTCTATTGGTATGCGATCCGGCGCTGGGCGGGGAACGCCGAGCCGGACGGGCCGCGCTGGCTGGACCTGGCCGGGCGCGACGACCCGCGCGTACCCCGCAGCGATGCCGGGGCCGAGGGGCGCGAGCGGTTCAAGGACGGGTTTCCCCAACGCCATGTGGTCCTGCCCCGGATGCACCGGTTCGTCCTGCGCCCGCTGCTGGCCCGGGCGCTCGACGGGGTCGAGCGCCTGCGCGCTCAGGGCCAGCGTTCCAAGGTGACGGCCCCCAGATAA
- a CDS encoding sulfotransferase family protein, with protein MIAPRPIFVLGLQRSGTTLIGNLLAAHPDVAAATDPHHRGIHESVFFSHFARAWDWRDPAARARAVAAFLDSDYGRLLDLTAEDCHRLERIGDPEVFFRQAMSAHARQQGALAWVEKSPHHVHEAARIAAAYPDARFVAIHRDSAGLVRSRLWAYGRVPRAGLARLPAVLRGALSNAYHRRVLRRFAHHFPDRVVTLEYRAFVAGGAASVAAMIAALGLPSAPGLAPEYAPNSSFAGPDAAASLTRIDHAAIALAGVLCALVPLWLLDRLRAGASSRRRLEFPRWVWSGLVPPPASHSGPSLAVPLGADTMTHMQENPSPCRD; from the coding sequence ATGATCGCGCCGCGCCCCATCTTTGTTCTGGGCCTGCAACGATCTGGCACCACGCTGATCGGCAACCTGCTGGCGGCGCATCCCGATGTGGCGGCGGCAACCGACCCGCATCATCGCGGCATCCACGAGAGTGTCTTTTTCTCGCATTTCGCCCGCGCCTGGGACTGGCGCGACCCCGCCGCCCGCGCGCGCGCCGTCGCGGCCTTTCTGGACAGCGATTATGGCCGCCTGCTGGACCTGACGGCCGAGGACTGCCACCGGCTGGAGCGGATCGGCGACCCGGAGGTGTTCTTTCGCCAGGCGATGAGTGCCCATGCCCGCCAGCAGGGTGCGCTGGCCTGGGTCGAGAAATCGCCCCATCATGTGCACGAGGCGGCGCGGATCGCCGCCGCCTATCCCGATGCGCGTTTTGTTGCGATCCACCGCGACAGCGCCGGTCTGGTGCGCTCACGGCTCTGGGCCTATGGCCGGGTGCCGCGCGCCGGGCTGGCCCGGCTGCCCGCGGTGCTGCGCGGCGCGCTGTCGAACGCCTATCACCGGCGGGTTCTGCGCCGCTTTGCCCACCATTTCCCGGACCGGGTGGTCACGCTTGAATATCGCGCTTTTGTGGCGGGCGGAGCCGCCTCGGTGGCGGCGATGATCGCGGCGCTGGGCCTGCCGTCCGCGCCCGGCCTTGCGCCCGAATACGCGCCCAACAGCAGCTTTGCCGGGCCCGACGCGGCGGCGTCGCTGACCCGGATTGACCATGCCGCCATCGCGCTTGCCGGGGTGCTGTGTGCGCTGGTGCCGCTGTGGCTGCTTGATCGTCTGCGCGCCGGGGCGTCCTCCCGCCGGCGCCTCGAATTTCCCCGCTGGGTGTGGAGCGGCCTCGTGCCGCCGCCAGCCTCTCATTCCGGGCCTTCGCTGGCGGTGCCGCTTGGCGCCGACACGATGACCCATATGCAGGAGAATCCCTCGCCATGTCGCGACTAG
- a CDS encoding GNAT family N-acetyltransferase — MYAYERITDPAGFAAIEDEWRALAEACGGGGVFASHAFLLSWAETFGQGRRLAVSLLRHKGALVGALPMFHTGQARAVAAMGEGRAGMAQWLLHPDLPDADAALAALLRPDWLSFWRLEPLETPDAEALERAARRAGLAVRRKATMRACSVTTEGDFDSYLGGLKSKTRQVFRRSERKLAEMEVRDLRSDRDGRAALDAYLAASRASWKGLTGTGYGAAPEGVAFVEKLFERLGPEACYLAARQVGEVAISGRFVLVHDNMHYGMANDFNEEYADLAVGRNSIMQSVRDAFEGGAAGFDFTRCNGLVREVSTDERPLERVLIHRRGDPTLAAFFAARGLRRLRRKASGWQKGRRGVVS, encoded by the coding sequence ATGTACGCCTATGAACGCATCACCGATCCGGCCGGGTTCGCCGCGATCGAGGACGAGTGGCGCGCGCTGGCCGAGGCCTGCGGCGGTGGCGGTGTCTTTGCCAGCCATGCCTTTCTGCTGAGCTGGGCCGAAACCTTTGGCCAGGGGCGGCGGCTGGCGGTCTCGCTGCTGCGCCACAAGGGCGCGCTGGTGGGTGCCCTGCCGATGTTTCACACCGGGCAGGCCCGCGCGGTTGCCGCCATGGGCGAGGGGCGGGCCGGCATGGCGCAATGGTTGCTGCATCCCGATCTGCCCGATGCCGACGCGGCGCTGGCGGCGCTGCTGCGGCCCGACTGGCTCAGCTTCTGGCGGCTGGAGCCGCTGGAAACCCCCGATGCCGAGGCACTGGAACGCGCGGCCCGGCGGGCCGGGCTGGCGGTACGGCGCAAGGCGACGATGCGCGCCTGCAGTGTGACGACCGAGGGCGATTTCGACAGCTATCTGGGCGGGCTCAAGTCCAAGACCCGGCAGGTGTTCCGGCGCAGCGAGCGCAAGCTGGCCGAGATGGAGGTGCGTGATCTGCGCTCGGACCGGGACGGGCGCGCCGCGCTTGATGCCTATCTGGCGGCCTCGCGCGCCTCGTGGAAGGGGCTGACCGGTACCGGCTACGGGGCCGCGCCCGAGGGGGTGGCCTTTGTCGAGAAGCTTTTCGAGCGGTTGGGCCCCGAGGCCTGTTACCTTGCCGCCCGGCAGGTCGGCGAAGTGGCGATCTCGGGTCGGTTCGTGCTGGTGCATGACAATATGCACTACGGAATGGCCAATGATTTCAACGAGGAATACGCCGATCTTGCAGTTGGGCGAAACTCGATCATGCAAAGTGTCCGCGACGCGTTCGAGGGTGGCGCGGCGGGCTTCGACTTTACCCGCTGCAACGGGTTGGTGCGTGAGGTTTCGACCGATGAACGCCCGCTGGAGCGGGTGCTGATCCATCGGCGGGGCGATCCGACGCTGGCGGCCTTTTTCGCCGCGCGCGGGCTGCGGCGTCTGCGCCGCAAGGCCAGCGGATGGCAGAAAGGCCGGCGCGGGGTGGTGTCGTGA
- a CDS encoding sugar transferase, with the protein MKIDIYKVDTDLAGVDGGRRLFDAIAPLPAQVYREAPSVQGLRDGAFVAQPPLVRPHKGPAAPRGLMSPATVRSGYVPRYPLFDAALNRVLAALAVMAVAPVLLFLSCLVLLSSGRPVFYSGVRLGKDRKPFKILKFRTLVPDAAAQTSRSTLPKRTLLETNIGSYLRKSRLDELPQLINILRGDMVFFGPRPVRPELLDLYMREASGFALRFNVKPGLVGMSQALLPHSAGKRLRGRFNSLCCRAPMNYWATLGFVLHVGVTVLRRAGRGVLDMVLHLGSPAMRFNFLRSGFHRPRHTVAQFEMEGETVTAGVVGISDQIVQFVSPLPPRRRRYALTIDRKLASGRHLRISVEVEVKSVFPLGVGKSGFLCHASYAAGSPYQRYRIERYLLDETVLST; encoded by the coding sequence ATGAAGATAGACATCTACAAGGTCGATACCGACCTTGCCGGTGTCGACGGGGGGCGTCGGCTGTTTGACGCCATCGCTCCGTTGCCGGCACAAGTGTACCGCGAAGCGCCTTCGGTGCAGGGGCTGCGCGACGGGGCGTTTGTTGCGCAGCCCCCATTGGTTCGACCACACAAGGGGCCAGCGGCGCCACGTGGGCTGATGTCGCCGGCGACCGTCAGGTCGGGCTATGTGCCGCGATATCCGCTGTTCGACGCGGCGCTCAACCGGGTGCTGGCGGCGCTGGCCGTGATGGCGGTGGCTCCGGTTCTGCTGTTTCTATCCTGTCTGGTGCTGTTATCCAGCGGGCGTCCGGTCTTCTACTCGGGCGTCCGTTTAGGAAAGGACCGCAAGCCATTCAAGATATTGAAATTCAGAACACTCGTGCCCGATGCGGCAGCACAGACCAGCCGGTCCACATTGCCAAAGCGAACCCTGCTGGAAACCAATATCGGATCCTATCTGCGCAAATCCCGGCTGGACGAACTGCCGCAGCTGATCAACATCCTCAGGGGCGACATGGTCTTTTTCGGCCCGCGTCCGGTGCGCCCCGAACTGCTTGATCTTTATATGCGCGAGGCGAGCGGCTTTGCGCTGCGGTTCAACGTCAAGCCGGGCCTGGTGGGCATGTCGCAGGCGCTGTTGCCGCATTCGGCGGGCAAGCGGCTGCGCGGGCGGTTCAACTCGCTGTGTTGCCGGGCGCCGATGAATTACTGGGCGACGCTGGGTTTCGTGCTGCATGTGGGGGTGACGGTGCTGCGCCGGGCCGGGCGTGGGGTGCTGGACATGGTTCTGCACCTGGGCAGCCCGGCGATGCGGTTCAATTTCCTGCGTTCGGGCTTTCACCGGCCGCGCCACACGGTGGCGCAGTTCGAGATGGAAGGCGAGACCGTAACTGCCGGCGTGGTCGGCATTTCGGATCAGATCGTGCAATTCGTCAGCCCGCTGCCGCCCCGGCGCCGGCGCTATGCGCTGACCATCGACCGCAAGCTGGCCTCGGGCCGGCACCTGCGGATCAGTGTCGAGGTCGAGGTGAAATCGGTGTTTCCGCTGGGTGTCGGCAAATCCGGTTTCCTGTGCCATGCCTCTTATGCAGCGGGCAGCCCCTATCAGCGGTACCGGATCGAGCGCTATCTGCTCGACGAGACCGTGTTGTCGACCTGA
- a CDS encoding DUF4956 domain-containing protein, with protein sequence MGVLTSELDKLLAVALLLCASLLVRQAVIFSGQTWIRTFSHTLTLLLLPLVTYSLTSVISGNIALSLGMVGALSIVRFRNPVKSPLELVTYFLMISCGIAAAVSVSWLVLLVGSAVGTLVVAELFNRWSRRVRGVALYTTSFTEGNALHTLEVFSETEMPDLLAHAALVGFDKTPEGIVYRFASPSRQDLLTLSGAVNGQTGITRIAFAAA encoded by the coding sequence ATGGGCGTGCTGACATCCGAACTGGACAAGCTGCTGGCCGTGGCGCTGTTGTTATGCGCCTCGCTGCTGGTGCGACAGGCCGTGATCTTTTCCGGTCAGACCTGGATCCGAACGTTTTCGCATACGCTGACCTTGCTGCTGTTGCCGCTGGTCACCTATTCGCTGACCTCGGTCATCTCGGGCAATATCGCCCTGTCGCTGGGTATGGTGGGGGCGCTGTCGATCGTGCGGTTCCGCAACCCGGTGAAATCGCCGCTGGAACTGGTCACCTATTTCCTGATGATCTCCTGCGGGATCGCCGCAGCGGTCAGCGTCTCGTGGCTGGTGCTTCTGGTGGGCAGCGCGGTGGGCACCCTGGTCGTGGCCGAACTGTTCAACCGCTGGTCGCGACGGGTGCGCGGGGTGGCGCTTTACACCACCTCCTTTACCGAGGGCAACGCGCTGCACACGCTCGAGGTGTTCTCCGAAACCGAGATGCCGGACCTGCTGGCCCATGCCGCGCTGGTCGGGTTTGACAAGACGCCCGAGGGGATCGTCTATCGCTTTGCCAGCCCCTCGCGCCAGGATCTGCTGACGCTGAGCGGCGCGGTCAACGGCCAGACCGGGATCACCCGCATCGCCTTTGCGGCGGCCTGA
- a CDS encoding glycosyltransferase family 4 protein, with translation MKLAVIVTEFPKTTETFILRDLMVFLEAGVDLRLYHLAPWRNDQILHDFGAEAGRCARHVPLVSPRSLAALAAHPLTAARLAGSIALHQGREAKFAAKSLALLPAAMRLGQELRDWGADHIHAEFAGHPATAAWIAHRVSGVPYSISCRAHDIFRSQRLLEQKFADAALVRAVSTYASRFLAEHVPGIRQQDVAVIHSSVDVSAITPSAPPPPEDGFRILYVGSLQQRKGVDVLLKALAGFDRPGWQLDIVGDGPDRAKLEALSAQLGLNDRVHFLGQRPFGEIDGFYRAASVCVAPSIIGPNGRTEGIPNVMIEALAYARPAISTNVSGIPELIRPGETGWLTEPGDVAGLTAALTEVHDAPEAASKLAWKGRALVEREFDLRVNARRQLELFAAARKGQAPQGARTVTP, from the coding sequence ATGAAACTGGCCGTCATCGTCACCGAGTTTCCCAAGACCACCGAAACCTTCATCCTGCGCGACCTGATGGTCTTTCTCGAGGCCGGGGTGGACCTGCGCCTGTATCACCTGGCGCCCTGGCGCAATGATCAGATCCTGCACGATTTCGGCGCCGAGGCGGGGCGGTGCGCGCGGCATGTGCCGCTGGTGTCGCCGCGCTCGCTGGCGGCCCTGGCGGCGCATCCGCTGACCGCCGCGCGGCTGGCGGGCAGCATCGCGCTGCATCAGGGGCGCGAGGCGAAATTCGCGGCCAAGTCGCTGGCGCTGCTGCCTGCGGCGATGCGGCTGGGACAAGAGCTGCGCGACTGGGGCGCTGATCACATCCATGCGGAATTTGCCGGCCATCCCGCCACCGCCGCCTGGATCGCCCATCGCGTCTCCGGCGTGCCCTATTCGATCAGCTGCCGGGCGCATGACATCTTTCGCAGTCAGCGTCTGTTGGAGCAGAAATTCGCCGACGCTGCGCTGGTGCGGGCGGTCAGCACCTATGCCAGCCGCTTTCTGGCCGAGCATGTGCCGGGCATCCGCCAGCAGGATGTGGCCGTCATCCATTCCAGCGTCGATGTCTCGGCGATCACCCCCAGCGCGCCGCCGCCGCCCGAAGACGGGTTCCGCATCCTCTATGTCGGCTCGCTGCAACAGCGCAAGGGTGTGGATGTGCTGCTGAAGGCGCTGGCCGGGTTCGACCGGCCGGGCTGGCAGCTTGACATCGTCGGCGACGGGCCGGACCGGGCCAAGCTTGAGGCCTTGAGCGCCCAGCTGGGCCTGAACGACCGGGTGCATTTTCTCGGCCAGCGGCCATTCGGAGAGATCGACGGGTTCTACCGCGCCGCCTCGGTCTGTGTCGCGCCCTCGATCATCGGGCCCAATGGCCGGACCGAGGGCATTCCCAATGTGATGATCGAGGCGCTGGCCTATGCCCGGCCCGCCATCTCGACCAATGTCTCGGGCATCCCCGAACTGATCCGGCCCGGCGAGACCGGCTGGCTGACCGAACCGGGCGATGTGGCGGGGCTGACGGCGGCCCTGACAGAGGTGCATGACGCGCCCGAGGCGGCCAGCAAACTGGCGTGGAAGGGGCGCGCGCTGGTCGAGCGCGAGTTCGACCTGCGGGTCAATGCCCGGCGCCAGCTGGAGCTGTTCGCCGCCGCGCGCAAGGGGCAGGCGCCGCAGGGCGCCCGCACGGTGACGCCATGA